The window CACCATGAGGCTCCATGTCAAATGCATGACATGAGTTCTGGTGCTCGAGGGCGGCAGACGGGTCGTAGAGAACCCAGCGTCCAGAAAAAAAGGTATTGCCACGACGTAGTTGTCGAGCGTATCTTGCCTGCATTGCGGCACCACCTATCGCTTTCATTGACTGATACTAATAAACAATACAAATGTGGTCTAGAAACAGCGTGCCGTATCCCAGCCTAAATTGCCATGAGAATCAAAGGAACTGATGCTTCCATGGTTTTTCTCAGGGTCACCCCCACAAGCGTGAGTCGATCCTCGAGAGAACAAAATCCCTCGACGAGCCCACTCCCCCGAGACTAGGAATATGGAAGTCTGTATCCAGGAGCGGCGCCGAAGCGGTTCAACTCAACCAGATCCAAGTGATCTGGGACGCTGCCGTTTTCGGCTACACACCATGAGGCTCCATGTCAAATGCATGACATGAGTTCTGGTGCTCGAGGGCGGCAGACGGGTCGTAGAGAACCCAGCGTCCAGAAAAAAAGGTATTGCCACGACGTAGTTGTCGAGCGTATCTTGCCTGCATTGCGGCACCACCTATCGCTTTCATTGACTGATACTAATAAACAATACAAATGTGGTCTAGAAACAGCGTGCCGTATCCCAGCCTAAATTGCCATGAGAATCAAAGGAACTGATGCTTCCATGGTTTTTCTCAGGGTCACCCCCACAAGCGTGAGTCGATCCTCGAGAGAACAAAATCCCTCGACGAGCCCACTCCCCCGAGACTAGGAATATGGAAGTCTGTATCCAGGAGCGGCGCCGAAGCGGTTCAACTCAACCAGATCCAAGTGATCTGGGACGCTGCCGTTTTCGGCTACACACCATGAGGCTCCATGTCAAATGCATGACATGAGTTCTGGTGCTCGAGGGCGGCAGACGGGTCGTAGAGAACCCAGCGTCCAGAAAAAAAGGTATTGCCACGACGTAGTTGTCGAGCGTATCTTGCCTGCATTGCGGCACCACCTATCGCTTTCATTGACTGATACTAATAAACAATAAAAATGTGGTCTAGAAACAGCGTGCCGTATTCAAGCCTAAATTGCCATGAGAATCAAAGGAACTGATGCTTCCATGGTTTTTCTCAGGGTCACCCCCACAAGCGTGAGTCGATCCTCGAGAGAACAAAATCCCTCGACGAGCCCACTCCCCCGAGACTAGGAATATGGAAGTCTGTATCCAGGAGCGGCGCCGAAGCGGTTCAACTCAACCAGATCCAAGTGATCTGGGACGCTGCCGTTTTCGGCTACACACCATGAGGCTCCATGTCAAATGCATGACATGAGTTCTGGTGCTCGAGGGCGGCAGACGGGTTTTCGCAAGCTGACACCGGCAAAATCGGCGAGCAGCATGGTAAATCCCAGCGTCCACGTgcgagatgcatgcagaccaGCGCATCGTGTCAACAACGACTAAAGTGCACACATTGTGGAACCGCTTGTAGAAATGTGATGAATTCAGCAGGTAGACCTTACctatgcacatatgcatatacatatccATACAATGAATGAACGCATCAGCGACGACATCGTGAAAAGTTGGCACATCCTTCCAATCAGACAAATTAGTGTCGGTAACTAGTTCTCGTCAACAGTAGTCGGCGAGCTGGGTGGTATCATCAGGGAAGGGTATGACACCGACTCGATGAGAGAGGCCGCTAattgcgtgtctctcccctctgaTGGTCCGGCGGTGGTCCACACACTGTGAAAACGCACGAGCACCGCAAACACTCGAACGCGTACACTACAAAAACCATAGAGATGTCACAAAACACGGTACCCCTACACACGTAACGGCAACAGTCGACAGATAAAAAAAATCGTTCCGTCAGAATGCCACGACCGCGACACTGAAGGATGGAAGGCTCGCCCTCAGATGGTAGTGCATGTTACAGTTGTCTCCACAAGAGTTGTTCGGAgagctctctttctcgtggtTTCATCACATGCGAGCGGCTTCCAACAAAGCAAGACTAGCAACACCCCACAAGACGCGcacggagacaaaaaccgATATACACAGCCAGAAAGGCATGCTCAAATCGCGATACCCAACAACTTTGCAAACGCGGAGCCGTGATGTAAGGATTGGTGACAGCTTAACTACACTGAAGACTTGTCAACGATTAGTATCGTGGTGCCTCTTGCCTACTATACATTGCGCCACACAAACGTCGCTTTCGTGCGTATCGGCACATAGTGAGTGGTGTGAAGCCAATCCGTCGGCCAGGCGACGCATGCGAAAGACGtttccggtgtctgtacagatACGGCGTGTTTCCCGCAGGCATGCTGATGGAAGTATCGCGCCTGACAGCGCAACAAGAAGTCTCAGCGTTTTGCCCACAAGAGTCATTTCGACTCAAAACCTCTGTTCGTTGTCATTTTCGAAGCGACACACAGACTCGAGGGAACAGAGACGCACGCTGTTCTctgccgtcctctccccAGCCACTCACATAGTCGTCGCACGATGGCCCTTCACCGCCTCTCTTCAGTGGATCAGCAGCACGTCCAGCAGTCCACCGCTCACCTGAACGTTACCACAGACCCCGAGCAACGCTAGTAAGGCGCCTCTCTTtaacaggagagaagcaaatGGGGGATTCCATGCGCGTTCGCCAGCCTCCCGCCTTGGCACCCAACGCTTACATGACAGGCGCACGGCTCTTGAGCGGTCCGTAGAACTTGGCCTTCTCCTCCGAAGTCTGGAAGCGACCGTGCCCCCACTTGGCGGAGGTATCGATGAACTTGAGGTTGACCGGTTCCAGGGCCTTGCGAGACGTGCGCGTGACGAGGGTCTTTCTGAACGTAATCGGGCGCTTCTTGCAGCCGACGATGCAGCCCTTGATGAGCAAGAAGTCGTTGTTCACCGTGCCGTAGTGCGGGAAGCCTCCCATGGGCGTGATGCGCTTCTCCGTGAGATCCGACTCCGTGGTGGCGTTGCGAGGGTCCGCACCGTTGCCGACACGGTACACCTTCTTGTTCATTTCTGTGCGGTGGAAGTAACCCTTCTGACCGTGGCGAGGCACTTGGAATTGGACACGCGCCGGATGCCAGGCTCCAATACACGCGATCTTGCGCAGTCCACGATGGGTCTTgcgcggcagacgcgtcACTCCCCAACGCGACACCACACCCTTGACTCCGTGACCCTTGGTGACACCtgaacggaagaaaacagatAAACATTCTAGGGAAGTGAAACTGGCGATCTGAATCGCACACGCGCACAGACCTAGAGGGACCCCGTGGACAGACAAAAGAAGGCGTAGGGGGAACTGCGCAAATGCAAAAGAGATACAAGTGGATAGAGGCACGCAGCACCATTCGAACcatcgctcttcttcctgttgaAAAAAGAGTACTGCGATACCGGGGTAAGCTTCCCTGCTGCAGGTGGACGAAGCGATCTTCCACTGTTCGCCGGGTCATTTTCGGGCGAACACTACTTACCGATGACGTCGAGCATCTCGCCCTCAGTGAAGACGGCCTTAACGGGCACAGCTGTCTCGAACATCTTCGTGCAGAAATCAACCTGATGGAACAAAGAAAAGTCAAGCCCAACAACCATGCACAACTGAGTCTTCCCCTACTGCACATTCgcaatatatacatataggcAATATATACATGGATGCAGATGAAGAGGTACCGATACACGATTGGCGGTACCTTGATATAAACGTATACACCATGTCCACGCATGCGCGACGGTTCGCTACGCCGTACGTGGTACGAAGGCCAGTTTTTTGCGTGACACACATAAACGGGGCATCCTGATCAGAAATGGCGTTTCCGAGTTCGTGTCAGgctcggcctctcgcctgccCCGCGCGAGAGTACGTACTTTTTCGGCGACGGAACCTCCGTTGACTTGGATCTCCATGACGTGAGCCTTCTTGGATCCAATGGGGGTCTTGGACGGCTGGGTGTGGCAGATGGCGCGGATAACGGAGCAGTAGTTCTTCATGCGGGTCAGCTCTGCCTCCATCTTGTTGTTGTCTCCGTAGCGCTTGGCGTACTTGGTGAacgcctttctcttgctcttgTACCAGTTCTTGTAAAAGCGACGTTTGCACTCATCTGACAAATGACCCGCCCAGACTGTGACGAGCGCACGCAGGCCGCGCGGCGTCTCGATGTAGCCAACGACACCCACGCAGACCATGGGCGGCGTGTCCACGACGGTCACAGCCTCGACGATCTCCTTCTTGTGGAGCTCTGCAGGCAGACACAACGCCACAAATCACAGCGAtgagctggagagaagacgctaACGTGCCTACATGCCCTACATGGCCGCATCGCCTAGCACGCGGtgacacacatatacatacacttATATACTTCCacacagagcgagaagcgcgactGTGAAGGCGAAATCCCAGACTCCATACGTGTCCCTGCTCTGACTGCGCCCGCAACAACACGCCAGGCAACCCCGCCATATTTCCGTTTCCAGGCAGTGCAAGAGTGAaccagcagaagaaaaataCAGGGAACGCGAACCGGATACAGGGAAGTGGAGAAGCTTAGCTTACTCGAGCCGGGTTTGTCGAGCTCGCGAACGACGTGGGTCATGCCAGCCTTGTAGCCCATGAAGGCTGTGAGGTGGGGGGGCTTGGACGGGTCATCCTTAGGGAAGGCCTTTACTGCAGAAAACAAACCGAAGCCAACAAGATTGCCATCAGCGCCGCACCCTAGACGTGAAGAATATCTCTACGAACAAACAAACACCTCAAGCCATACGCATTTTCTGCGGAACGATGTGCTGTCAAAATCCCCGTATACCCATGagggcatatatatatcgcgGGGATGTGAGTGGAGACCGCTACAGGCGGATCTTTGATAAAATAACGCGTTACACGAACCTGAGAATACTGGGACACAAGCGGGAACTGCAATAGGGATAAAAAACACGGGAAAAAAGGTTGGTCTCCAGACACCCATTTCCCTTAGAGGAACGAGTTGCCCAGTGAAGCGCACATGCGGTCGCCCTTGCGGGTCTCATGAGGCGTGCCGATTCGCCCCAAAACGAGAGATGAGAACGAAAACCAGGCGCAAAAATCACGATTTCCACTCGTTTGCTTGCGACACAAATGGCAGGGTTTTTGTTCCGCATTTCTCCCTTGGTTGCTGACGAAAGTTCCGCCTTGGCGATCCGGGGAATGGAAGACCCCACGCGGGGCAGAGAACGGCCTTCCTTACACACGCGAAGAACGGTAGGAACGAAAAACACATTGGGAAAAGCGTTCCCATCGGGTCACAAAACgtgcttcgtttcctccgtgAGAGGCATTGACGAAACTGACTCTattctttctttctcggaaGGCGTTTCTCACCTTTTCCTCTATGGCGCTTGCATCGCTTCCTGGGCAGGAAACCCAGGGAGCCGTGGCGAGGTCGCTCAAACTTCCGGTGGGACATTTTCTTTTCCCGGGAAAAAGCAAGAACTTGAGGTTTTGTAAAGTCCAGCCCCTCCCCTTTTCAGAATAGTTCTGAAAAAGAAtccggcgaggagaaggtgcagagaggaaaaatcACGGCACCCACGATTACCCCGCAGCTCATTTCGCggccgctgcatgcgaagCCCCCACGACATCGTCTAGGCCAGAACGCGTCGTCGAGGGGGTTTCGTGCAAGGAAGCCCCACCCCTGTTCTTGTCTCGGCTTGTATTCGGGAAAACGTCAGGACTAGTTCTTTTCTAGCTGCCATAGTTGTGACTCCACCCTTCCTGGCCTTGTAGGGGAAAACACTCAAGCGTCAACCGCTGTTACAGAAGCTCAAATGGTGCGTTTCATgacaggagaaacagcgaagTGTTTCGTGCATGTGCGGTTGGCCCTTGCAAATAGCGCAAAACACAATTGCGGTATGTCGTAGCACGGGGTAGGTCTCTTACCTCCCGGCAGGAAGAGCGCTCTGGCGGGACGTCTGCTCGTCGCACCGTCGGGTTCGGTATGTGAGTGtagagcgagaagagctgAATTGTGACTGAGAGTCAACATagggagagacagtcgggGGGACAAAGGGAAGGATTTTTAGGTGTTTGCAACCGGGCGAAGTTTTGCACATCCCCGCTGGAGCACAGACACCGCTTTTCACTTCAGGGGCCCTAcgtgaggagagacacccgtttctctcgactTCCACAGCATCTCTCGTCTCCAACAGAGATCTGCAGTTACTTGCATGTGGACAGCAACATATGCTCTTTTGCAATGTACCCACTATTTCTCTAAGTCGTGCCGACCCCACGAAGGGCATCGGCCCTGAAGGCGTCGGCAACTGAGGCACAAACGGTCGGGAGTGGAAGTTGGTTTGGCATCGCACGTATCAGCCAGAAACGATCCCGAAGGAATTCTCATCTTCTttgtccctcttcctctccctctagCCTCCCAGCTTTTTCACAACCTGTGTTGTGTTTCGCACCCGAACAGCCGACATCAATCCGTGTACGCATGTGACAGTATTCACTTGTGTCTGTACCTGCGTGGACATGGGAGAAAAAAATCAATGTCTTTCCCGGCGTGCGTGGAACTGTTGTGTGACCACAGAAGTGGGTCTTGGCCGATTTTCTTAGAATGTGTCAAGCAGGATGGTACACGTCCGTCATTTTGTTGGTTTTTGTAGAGCCGTTACACGAACGGCGAATGCACCACCTCATTGACTGCAGAAGACTTCTGGGGCGCTGTACCATTCACAATACACTTCCCCCGCACCACGAGTTGCTTTCGGGTTACTCTGCTTGGAGGGGACACCGTCGTTTTGACCGTGTCGCACTGACCGCTTGCGGGTTGCTGAATCCACCTTTTTGCCAAAGACAGGAGAATGGACAAAAGCGTCTCATCAGAGGGTATCAGGCGCTGTGAGGTGCTGTGCTTGCTAGTGGGCTTAATCAGGATCGGGGAGTCGAAGGCGCGATAACTCTCTAGTGACCGAATCCCTTTTGCTCTGTGTGCCGCTGCAAACCTCGCAATGCCTGTTTTTTGCATGATGCTCAGATAACTCTACCGAGCTTTCGTCTTACCGGTATTCTGGAAAGACCtagaaaaaaagacacacgaGTGTACGTTTGTGCATGAACACAGATCTAGACAGGTACTGGAAAGCTTCCATGAAATGCTGGTTCGGCGACCGATAGGAATCCTTGCATTTTAGGTATACGGGGCAACCTGCGCCGAACAACATATTCATGGCACTATAGCTCCTGCAGATGAAGAATGAATCTTCCTTTTCTAAAGCTAGCGTGGCCTGTTCTTTACCAGTGCACGCGTACTGGCTGGTATATTCCTCGGTGTACTGGCACCTCAAGAGTTGCTAGAGGGAGCtcccccgccttcctccgtttGGCATAGCAAGTGGGCAGAGTTGCAGAAttgagaagacgaggaacaTGCGTGGTTTGATTAAAGTAAACACATCACTTCCTCCATTCGTTAGATTCTTGTACAGCAGCGCTAGACCGCTGTTGTGTCGTCGCTTGTCAGGCTCACTCCCACTGGAACCTGGCGCTCGTTCCACATCCCCTGTGGAAAGGACATAGAAAGAGGGGTGTTCATAAGGACAGAGTGAGAATCAAAGGCCTACCTGGAatggagacggggaaagTTTCCCAGATCCACCCTCCGATCTGTTCGACGGAAATGTGCAAAAGCATGCATCGCCTCACCGGCCGGCTTCTCTTGCTCAGAGCTTGAGTCAAACTGCCGCAGTGAAACGCCCCGCATCTGCGCGTTTTGCTTGAACATTTTCGAATATACCCGGTTTCCAGCTCGAGAGAAATTTCTTCATTCGTGGGAAGACGataaatgcatatatccTGAGTTCGCGCTAAtggcctcggcgcctccacatgcacagacatcctgtctcgtctccctgtctcttttaAGAGCACCTATAACGGCTGGAAAGTGCAATGCCAGGAACGACAGGCCTTCTTTTAGGCAAAAGAGGAACCTGACGGTGTCACGTCCGTGCGGATCAAACAGAAAGGCCTGGTCAGTATCTTCCCCGTGTGTTgagtctctcgttttcgccctTGGTGAGCAAAGCTAGAGTGACACACCGCGTTGAAAGAGATTGTCGATCGTCTTCTGGGTGAGGAGACCATGCACTTCAAAGGGATATTTGTCGCTGTAGAAAAGAGTCGTTTGCAGCCTGCCGAACACTCAGATGTCTCGCCTCGAGATGCGGCAAATCATCGGGTCTTTTCTCCCGGAttcttccctctgcgtctctaGGCCTCGAGGTTTGCCCGCGCGGCAGCCCAGGCaggccctcttctcgctcccttGAAAAGTGCGGCCGAGAAATATTGGGCCGGAGAAAGGCTCGTTTTTCTATTTCGATCTCAGCCGTCTATGCGTAGCCTTTGTATCTCCCTTCATTCCCAGccgcttcccctctttttcgtttttcctcccccttttccccccttcccttcctttttgTGTCTAATGCCCCCGTATAGCCGTCAGGATGGCTGCTGCCTCATCCGACACCCTAAGTGTCGGAGGTAGCAATTCTGCGGGGGCGCCTTGTCACTATCGCCTCGCGAATTTccattccttctctcctcaaGGGGAGCGCTCGTCTCCCGAAAGCCGTGCAGGTCTCCGCTCTTCTGGGCAAGGTGAACAAAGCGAGGCGTTCCTCTTCCAGCACGACGAATCGCCGGCCGAACACCCAATCCCCGCTCCAGACACCGGGGcttcaggtgtacagacaccccgGCGAACGCGCGGCTCGTACATTGCGTCGTGTGGAAACTGGAGCGACCTTGATTTTTCCTCAATCATTTGGACTCGCCGGCACCACCCGTCTCCTGGGTCTCTTCGTTCCGATCAAAATGCGACCGAACAACCGTCTGCCCCTCCCTTTAACGCTCAGCTTTGTCGGATCTGCAATGGCTGCCGTGGAAACGGACGCAGTTGCCTGAAGGGGGTCAGAAAAAGCCTCTTTTCCTGCGCCACCAAAGCACACGCAGAATGTGCGTGGCCCTCGCGATACCTGAATGCGGGGCTGTCCCGTCTCGGCGatcgcctcgccttccacaTCGTTGAACATCCAGACTTCTTTCTTAAGCGCGCTGTGGCATGTGGCGtcgttctcctcgtcctcgctcttgTATCTGCAGCAATCTCGTTTGGGACACCTGGCTTCGATCCTAACGCCACGCTCCGCCTGGATCGCGAAAcggcttctcgttcttccgcgtcgACAGAGCTGCCGTCGCTTCGGGCCCCGTCCGTGGAGGAGGGATCCGCGCGCTCACCCCACGTGTTTGGGGAAGACCGACGAGAAGGTCGTCTCAGTCACAGGTCCTTTCTGGAATCAAACTTTCCACAGAATGCGTCCGGCagctcgtctctgtctcgaccGGCTTCTCACCGAGTCCATGCAGACGACAGATTTGTCGGAGAGCCCGTTTTATCCCACGCAAACGCCTCATCAAGTGCCTCAGCATCCGCGACGGCTCTAGCTTCGCCCTCGggcgcttctcctctccaaccttcttcctctcacttTGCTTCCCTCGACCTGCCGGCTTCGCACGCTGCAGCGTCcacctctcccctctcccctGCCGGTTccgctgcgtcctcgccgacGTCTTCTCCTGAATCTGGTACGCATGTCAAACCCTCTTCTGCATCGGGTTCGTCACTTGCGTCCTCGTTGGCACCTCCGTCGGCGGGAAACACTAGTTTTACAGCTTCGGAGGCCCTCCCTGCGAACCAAAACAGCCTTCGCCCCGCTCGCGgtccctctcgccttgccGTTTCCAAAGTCGTTTTCCCAAGAACTAGCGCCATCTCCTTTCCTGTCGAGTCCCCGCCGCCTGCAGTCCCTGGCGGAGAGCGAAACGAAGGCCTGGCTAGCGACCCGAGCACCGACGCCTGCTCAGGTGGCCGTGTCTGCAGCGGAGAGGCCAGGACTCCAGCTAGCTTCACAGACACCTGGGAACGCCGTGTCTTGGCGCGGCTAGCTGAGGCGCTCCGCGTCCGTTATGTCGCCGGTGCcgcgctctttctcccggaGACTAGCGAGGcccgaaaaaaaggcgaaaaaatGAAGAGCTTGTTTGGAGAGGACACGCGCGCGACGACGATGCTGTACGTGAATGAGAAGGCGATGCACATGCGCCTAGAGGAAGCAGCCGAGTTtgcgggaggcggcgagaaagtgGAACCAGAGGCGGCTGGAGTCCGCGCGAACACGGGGCAGGCACGCGGTGCGGGCGAAACAGCCGGCTCAAACAGGAGAGCAATCGACCTCGCCAGCCGTGAAGCGAGCAGGCAggagcgcgccgccgcttcgGCTTTACCCGACGACGGCTCTGTGCAAGCGATGAGGGGATCAGTCGATGCTGGACGGAATACCAAACACGGAAGAGGGGGCCTGTCCCCACCAGGTTCGACCTCTTATTCGCCTTCGTTGTCTGTGGGGTTTTTGGCGCCTGGCTCCGTGACACCCGCCGATGTGCCGGGGGCGCGGAGTGGAGCCGGAGGCGTGCCGCAGATCCAACgcaacgcagagacagcggcagaCAAtactctctctctgccgagcacgcgagagaggcaaagagatCGCCCTGCtacagaggaggcgagacggcggcggttATCTGAAGAAGCCGatgctgccttctctctgggtGAGAAACCCAACCCGCTTCCGGGCAGCGCTCACCGTTTGCGTGCGTCACCTGCGGACAGGCCATCCCAGGACTTGGAAAAGGATCCGTTGAAGCTCGCACTtcagtcttcctcttcgccaggGGGGCCAGTTCCAACTACaggccttctgtctcgcgaggTTCTCAGGGAGATCTGGGCGTCTCAACGAGGCTTCCAAGACGATGTGGAGGCCCGAGGCAAGACGTGGCGAGATCTCTGCTCTGCGACACCGACTGCAACAACTGCTGCAGGTGAGCACCTCAGCTCTGAGCAGGAGACCACACCCAAAAACAAACTCCAGAAAGTGCAGAAAGGGAACAGCCCAGTCTGACACGAAAAAATGCTTACacctctctctatatatggATCTATCCATCTaactgtatatatatatatatattctgGCACGCAGAAGCTTATTCGCAAACACGAAACGCAgacaaggaaggagagaggcgagggagtAGGACGGTGCAAAGGCCACTGAGAATAGCGAGGAACCGAGGCGACCGCCTGGGAGATAGTGGCAAACACCGCCTAAAAGTACAACACACGGAAGGTCCCCTGAGAGATGAAAGGATTCGTCTTTTAGACGAGAAATCATCACGCCTTATTTACAAATGCGTTGACGAGCAACGCGACGCGATAAAGGGCGCATGTGAGCGACACCGGTCCATGCGGAAGGGCTCTGACGTACATACACTTCGCTTTCAATGCGATCCACGGTCTCTGCGTCCGACAATGGTgagcgtttcccttttcgcttcAGGCTCTCCATGCATTGCTGTGGGACTCTTTGGCATTTACGAAGTCGCCGCGGGAGCGCCTCTGGACTCTCCTGAAGCCTTTGAAGACGCGTTCGATGGTCAGCCTCCATAGACGGTATTCCTACCTTTACCCTCTGGTACCCTCTCCGTACCCATACAGCAGAGCGATGGGGCACCTCATCGTTGGCTTTGAAGCCCACAGAATGTCGCTACAAGCCTCACACGAGTCGTAACTGAGACTGTGCAGGATGCGTAGTTTGCTCTACAGTTGTACGTATAAATACATGTCAATGTGTACCTCCGtttccatatatacatatacatatatatatatatatagagagagagagagagacagggagagaggccttatgcatgtgtatgtagaTGTACGTGTATAcagatgtgtatatgcacatgtagaAAGAGCAACACAGGGCAGACCGCCGAGCtgtatctgcatgtgtgtacGCGGACGGGAGGTGGAGACCTGAGAACGAAGTGTAGTCCGACATAACTGGAGGTCGCAGTGGCTACGGGAGTGATGCTCGCCTGCCATGTCTTTGTCCGGAACCGATCTGAGGCTCCACGTGACTCTGGGCAAATTAGATTCCCGCCGATGGCAAGACCTCCCTCACACGGCAAGTCATGCTAATGCATGCGCACCGATGTACAAGTACACATGTATAAGCTTACgcttacatatatatatatatatatatagggacATACGTGTACGCTAAGGTACACGtctatgcatgtgcatgttcAGAGATACCTCGTGTATGTATAGATCTTGATTGGAATGGGTGAATGCTTCTGTCTGTCGTTAGCAGCGGGTGCCGTTCATCGTTTGGTAGCTTTCCTGTGGTCGCGCCTTCAGGTGCGCAGACGGGTAACGTGACTCTACTGCACTATGCGGCAGCGTATGTCCCCTCGTCGTTCTACACGCCGGTGAGGCTCACTTTTGATTCGCCACTTGCCGCTGGGGTtcgggaggagacacaccaCTGCGCAGCTGTTCCGGGTTTGAACAGAGAGGACTggcgggaaaacggcggcGTGGCCTTGGCCAGCGAGAAGACCCAGGGGGCGACATTGACACCCCACGACtcaggagaaggcgaaggaaacgaccCCACTGGGGCCAGACGGATCTCGGCTGCGCCGGAAGAGATTAAGCGAAAAGTGAAAACACCTTTCGACTTTCGGCTGGCTTCGGCCgacgctcttcttttcgtctaCGAGCTGGACAGCTCCAAGGGAAGTTCCGAGGATCTGGACGCTTGGGAAAGTGCGGCGTCCGCGTGGGCTGTTAACCAGCGGGAgagggcggaggcgagatggcgcgagaagcggaaagtggagaggatagagacagcagagagaccaCCGGAGGCCCACGCGAGACAAGGGCCACGTCTACGGGAGAAGCCGGAAAGGCGAGCGGACCAGACCGAAGAAAACGGTGATCGGTCTCGCAGCGTCGACGGGGTTCTTTCCATTCTTTCACGATACTTTTTGGCCCTCGCTTCCtacgtttcgtctctctatccttcctcttcgtttgcgTCGTCCGGTTCGTTTCCTGCTGAACTGGATGACTCAGATCTTCGGTGGTCGGTGCATCTCTTCAATTCCCAGGTGGCGTCGCGAGAGAGTGTCTTCACTGttgcgcgggagacgccgtTGCTGGTGTACACGTTtggcctcgtttctctctttctatttctcgtgtttgcctctctgggCGGGCTCCCATGGAAAGGCTGTTTGTCGCTAACGCTgggggtgcatgcagtcacTGTCTTTTCCGTGGCGGGCGGCTTCTGTTTGGGACACCTGCTGTTTCGCATTCCCCTCACcccgctcgcgccgctcgTCCTGCATCTGCTGCTCGGCTTCGTCGCGCAGTTTTCGGTCTCGACGCTTCTCCAGTTGAGGCAGGCACGCGGCAGGGAAGCTAAGAAACGACAGGCGCAGCAGCATCCGATCTCCCCGCCGAAAGATCctgccttcgcgcctccctcgcgcctctc is drawn from Neospora caninum Liverpool complete genome, chromosome X and contains these coding sequences:
- a CDS encoding 60S ribosomal protein L3, related, translating into MSHRKFERPRHGSLGFLPRKRCKRHRGKVKAFPKDDPSKPPHLTAFMGYKAGMTHVVRELDKPGSKLHKKEIVEAVTVVDTPPMVCVGVVGYIETPRGLRALVTVWAGHLSDECKRRFYKNWYKSKRKAFTKYAKRYGDNNKMEAELTRMKNYCSVIRAICHTQPSKTPIGSKKAHVMEIQVNGGSVAEKVDFCTKMFETAVPVKAVFTEGEMLDVIGVTKGHGVKGVVSRWGVTRLPRKTHRGLRKIACIGAWHPARVQFQVPRHGQKGYFHRTEMNKKVYRVGNGADPRNATTESDLTEKRITPMGGFPHYGTVNNDFLLIKGCIVGCKKRPITFRKTLVTRTSRKALEPVNLKFIDTSAKWGHGRFQTSEEKAKFYGPLKSRAPVILALLEAARM